A stretch of the Bacillus sp. FJAT-18017 genome encodes the following:
- a CDS encoding response regulator transcription factor encodes MRILVIEDNESVCEMIGMFFLNEGIEGQFVHNGLEGYNRYKAGGWDLLIVDWMLPGMDGVTLCRKIRQENSSVPIIMLTAKDSESDQVLGLEMGADDYVTKPFSPLTLMARIRAVARRYQNTAEGTQEPRNVISTKHFVIDKDTREVNLDGKTITNLTPKEFDLLSFLATNPRQVFTRDQLLERVWGYQFYGDERTVDVHIKRLRKKVGTSAQPFFHTVWGVGYKFDETVETNEN; translated from the coding sequence ATGAGAATTCTCGTCATAGAGGATAATGAAAGTGTATGTGAAATGATCGGGATGTTTTTCCTAAACGAAGGAATAGAAGGCCAGTTTGTCCATAATGGGCTAGAGGGATATAACCGCTATAAAGCGGGCGGATGGGATTTGCTTATTGTCGACTGGATGCTGCCAGGCATGGATGGTGTGACGCTTTGCCGGAAAATCCGGCAAGAAAACAGTTCAGTGCCAATTATTATGCTTACTGCCAAGGATAGTGAATCGGATCAAGTGCTGGGGCTAGAGATGGGCGCGGATGATTATGTAACGAAGCCATTCAGCCCTTTAACACTAATGGCCAGAATCAGAGCTGTTGCCCGACGCTATCAAAATACGGCTGAAGGCACGCAAGAACCCAGGAATGTCATTTCAACAAAGCATTTTGTTATTGATAAAGATACAAGGGAAGTCAATTTGGATGGAAAAACGATAACAAACTTGACACCAAAGGAATTTGACCTACTATCCTTCCTGGCAACCAATCCAAGGCAGGTCTTTACTAGAGACCAACTGCTTGAAAGGGTTTGGGGCTACCAGTTTTATGGGGATGAACGAACGGTCGATGTCCATATTAAACGCCTCAGGAAAAAAGTTGGCACAAGTGCCCAGCCTTTTTTCCATACTGTATGGGGGGTTGGCTATAAATTCGATGAAACGGTAGAAACAAATGAAAATTAA
- a CDS encoding sensor histidine kinase, with protein MKIKYFYQQLFSHIGVLIAAFLVLSLLFTSYVEKIVFQNKTDELLEYGRNILIDLGRSGQNPRAVETVINQYARVLFGRDIQFSVFEVDENRVDLLNPIDWRGPAIVLTQNDWEQLRSGSPVVIKSDLKRYNQNVSIVTVPYITGSGFVGGVLLISPVKGPREMISGINEYLLYTVLIALGVSFLLSWLLSRIHVIRIKRIQKAASAVAAGDYSVHVPSSHFDDEIGELSNDFNHMVNKISQSMEEIDSLENRRRQFMADVSHEMRTPLTTISGIIEGLRNDMIPEQEKEKGINLVSKETKRLIRLVNENLDYEKIRSNQVTLNKEEIQLLEAFEIIKEQLDMQAEERGNKIELKVSEDIMIFADYDRLLQILINITKNSIQFTTDGKISLTGYEKDGFSFIEIEDTGIGIDASEIENIWRRFYKADTSRRNNPYGAFGLGLSIVKRLVRLHDGDIRVESQKGKGTKFTIMIPMPKGF; from the coding sequence ATGAAAATTAAGTACTTTTATCAGCAGTTGTTCAGCCATATTGGGGTACTGATTGCAGCATTCCTCGTCCTCAGTCTGCTGTTCACCAGTTATGTTGAAAAGATTGTATTTCAAAATAAAACAGACGAGCTGCTTGAATATGGGCGAAATATACTCATTGACCTGGGGCGCAGCGGGCAAAACCCAAGAGCAGTTGAGACGGTCATCAATCAATATGCAAGGGTGCTGTTTGGAAGGGATATTCAATTCAGTGTGTTTGAGGTAGATGAAAATCGAGTAGATTTGCTGAATCCAATTGACTGGCGTGGCCCAGCAATTGTTTTGACTCAGAATGACTGGGAACAGCTTCGTTCCGGAAGTCCAGTAGTAATCAAGTCAGACTTGAAACGCTATAACCAGAATGTATCGATTGTAACCGTCCCTTACATTACGGGTAGTGGATTCGTTGGTGGTGTTCTGTTAATTTCCCCAGTTAAAGGTCCTAGGGAAATGATTAGCGGTATCAATGAATATTTGCTGTACACAGTCTTGATTGCACTCGGGGTTTCATTCCTTCTCAGCTGGCTCCTATCTAGAATTCACGTAATCCGCATCAAGCGTATACAAAAGGCTGCCTCAGCGGTGGCAGCAGGAGATTATAGTGTACATGTGCCTTCCTCCCATTTTGATGATGAAATCGGAGAGCTTTCAAATGATTTTAACCATATGGTTAATAAGATTAGTCAGTCCATGGAGGAAATCGACAGCCTTGAAAACAGGCGAAGGCAATTCATGGCGGACGTTTCCCATGAAATGCGGACTCCGCTTACTACAATAAGTGGGATTATTGAAGGGCTCAGGAATGATATGATACCGGAGCAGGAAAAAGAAAAGGGCATAAACTTGGTAAGCAAAGAAACGAAACGGTTGATCCGGCTTGTTAATGAGAACCTGGACTACGAGAAAATCCGCTCCAACCAGGTCACTTTGAACAAGGAAGAAATTCAGCTATTGGAGGCTTTTGAAATTATCAAGGAGCAGCTCGACATGCAGGCGGAGGAGCGCGGCAATAAAATCGAGCTCAAAGTTAGTGAGGATATTATGATTTTTGCGGATTATGACCGGCTCCTGCAAATTTTAATTAACATTACCAAAAATAGTATTCAGTTTACTACAGATGGGAAGATCAGCCTTACCGGTTATGAAAAAGATGGCTTTAGCTTTATTGAAATTGAGGACACTGGTATTGGAATTGACGCTTCCGAAATTGAGAATATATGGCGCCGTTTTTACAAAGCTGATACATCAAGAAGGAACAATCCGTATGGTGCTTTCGGCCTCGGGCTTTCGATTGTAAAAAGGCTGGTTCGGCTCCATGACGGTGACATCCGTGTAGAGAGTCAAAAAGGAAAAGGAACGAAATTTACAATTATGATCCCAATGCCAAAAGGCTTTTGA
- a CDS encoding S1C family serine protease yields MMDDFNKTYGPFLPEPQHQPEQRQEQKPEKKPGKFKRFLSTVLAGVIGSAVTLGAVYYTDFIPSGSDQGIKAADTESISNASANLVPAATTSNGETGSIADMVEKASKAIVGIVNIQENSNPFTGNSGSVESGSGSGVVFKKAGDFAYIVTNNHVIENATKVEVSFFDGEKATAQVVGADALTDLAVIKVDAKYASQALDFADSSTLRPGDEVFAIGNPLGLDLSRTVTQGIVSAIDRSIDVSTSAGQWELDVIQTDAAINPGNSGGALINTAGQVIGINSLKISNSGVEGLGFAIPSNDVVPIVNELIEKGKVERPYLGVSLADLEEIHASYLENLPDGVKAGTMVTYVQPGFGADKAGIKQQDVIVEINGEKVENSSALRKYLYSNVEAGEKITLTFYRDGKKETADVILTGDSIVH; encoded by the coding sequence ATGATGGATGATTTTAATAAAACCTATGGGCCATTCCTTCCAGAACCTCAGCATCAGCCTGAGCAACGCCAAGAACAGAAGCCAGAAAAGAAACCAGGTAAATTCAAACGGTTCCTTTCGACTGTTTTAGCGGGGGTCATTGGATCTGCTGTTACTTTGGGTGCGGTTTACTATACAGATTTCATTCCTTCTGGTTCCGATCAAGGGATAAAAGCAGCCGATACGGAGTCTATCTCCAACGCATCAGCTAATCTTGTACCGGCTGCTACTACTAGCAATGGAGAAACGGGTTCAATTGCAGATATGGTAGAGAAAGCATCCAAGGCAATTGTTGGGATTGTCAATATTCAGGAAAATAGCAACCCGTTCACTGGAAACAGTGGAAGTGTAGAAAGTGGTTCAGGTTCGGGTGTAGTTTTTAAGAAAGCGGGAGATTTTGCCTACATCGTGACCAATAACCATGTCATTGAGAATGCAACAAAGGTAGAGGTCTCCTTCTTTGATGGAGAGAAGGCAACAGCTCAAGTTGTCGGAGCAGATGCTTTGACCGACCTTGCAGTAATAAAAGTTGATGCAAAATATGCTTCACAAGCTCTCGACTTTGCAGATTCGTCGACCTTAAGGCCTGGGGATGAAGTATTTGCAATTGGTAATCCGCTGGGCTTGGATTTATCAAGGACTGTTACCCAGGGGATTGTCAGTGCGATAGACCGCAGCATTGACGTTTCGACTTCGGCAGGTCAATGGGAATTGGATGTTATTCAAACAGATGCAGCGATAAATCCGGGGAATTCTGGCGGTGCGCTAATCAATACAGCAGGTCAGGTAATTGGAATCAACTCACTAAAGATTTCTAATAGTGGAGTTGAGGGCTTAGGTTTTGCCATTCCAAGTAATGATGTCGTTCCAATTGTTAATGAATTGATTGAAAAAGGGAAGGTTGAACGCCCTTATCTTGGAGTAAGCCTTGCAGACCTCGAGGAAATCCATGCCTCTTATCTTGAAAACCTTCCTGATGGGGTTAAAGCAGGAACCATGGTCACATATGTACAGCCTGGATTTGGTGCTGATAAAGCTGGCATAAAGCAGCAAGATGTGATTGTTGAAATTAATGGGGAAAAAGTTGAAAATTCATCTGCTCTACGCAAATATTTGTACTCGAATGTAGAGGCAGGCGAAAAAATAACACTCACGTTTTACCGTGATGGAAAAAAAGAAACAGCAGATGTGATACTGACTGGAGATAGTATCGTTCATTAA
- a CDS encoding peptidylprolyl isomerase — protein MKKFMNKKVLTIVGGIVIIALFVLVSAISGPKAAATIDGEKITTDELNTKLSQAYGDTMLETMINNKVVELEAKKEDVAVTQKEIDAEFDKLVEVYGGDEAMDAALEQNGVSKEILKQDIGDYLLADKLMREKIKITDEEMKTFFEENKESFNTEEQVEASHILVKDEKTAKEVKGKLDKGEDFAALAKEYSTDTGNAESGGELGFFGKGDMVAEFEDVAFKLDVNQISEPVKTEYGYHIIKVTDKQAAKEAVYEESKEDVKEQIFQQKFQTEYPSWLEDAKKEYKIETFLS, from the coding sequence ATGAAAAAGTTTATGAACAAGAAAGTACTAACAATAGTAGGCGGGATTGTTATTATTGCATTATTTGTTCTCGTTTCTGCAATTTCAGGACCGAAAGCAGCCGCAACAATTGATGGTGAAAAAATCACCACGGATGAACTGAATACGAAGCTAAGTCAAGCATATGGGGACACGATGCTTGAAACGATGATCAATAACAAGGTTGTCGAACTTGAGGCGAAAAAGGAAGATGTGGCTGTTACCCAAAAGGAAATTGACGCTGAGTTTGATAAACTTGTTGAGGTTTATGGCGGAGACGAGGCAATGGATGCGGCGCTTGAGCAAAATGGTGTCTCCAAAGAAATATTGAAGCAGGATATTGGGGATTATTTATTGGCGGACAAGCTAATGAGGGAAAAGATAAAGATTACCGATGAAGAAATGAAAACATTTTTTGAGGAAAATAAAGAAAGCTTCAATACTGAGGAACAGGTGGAGGCAAGCCATATTCTTGTGAAGGACGAAAAAACAGCCAAGGAAGTGAAGGGGAAACTTGATAAAGGAGAGGACTTTGCCGCGCTTGCTAAGGAGTATTCCACAGACACAGGAAATGCGGAAAGCGGCGGGGAACTTGGCTTTTTTGGCAAGGGTGACATGGTAGCGGAATTTGAGGATGTAGCCTTTAAGCTGGATGTTAACCAAATTAGCGAACCTGTTAAAACGGAGTATGGCTACCATATTATTAAAGTAACTGACAAGCAGGCTGCAAAAGAAGCAGTTTATGAAGAGAGCAAGGAAGATGTAAAGGAACAGATTTTCCAACAGAAATTCCAAACTGAGTATCCATCATGGCTGGAAGATGCAAAAAAAGAATACAAGATCGAGACATTCCTAAGCTAG
- the katA gene encoding catalase KatA, with the protein MENRKNLTTSWGAPVGDNQNSITAGHRGPTLIQDVHLLEKLAHFNRERVPERVVHAKGAGAHGYFEVTRDVSQFTKANFLSEVGKRTPMFIRFSTVAGELGSADTVRDPRGFAVKFYTDEGNYDLVGNNTPVFFIRDAIKFPDFIHTQKRDPKSHLKNPIAVWDFWSLSPESLHQVTILMSDRGIPATFRHMHGFGSHTFKWVNAKGEAFWVKYHFKTEQGIANLAPETAAEIAGINPDYHIEDLHNSIEKGDYPAWTLYVQIMPLEDANTYRFDPFDVTKVWSQKDYPLQEVGRMVLNKNPENYFAEVEQATFSPGSFVPGIEASPDKMLQGRLFAYSDAHRYRVGANHNLLPINRPRVEVNNYQRDGQMRFDNNGGGSVYYEPNSFSGPVETTQNKIAPFAVSGEAQSAAYDHNDHYSQAGDLYRLMSEEERSRLVANIVAAMKPVEYEEIKLRQIQHFLKADKEYGTRVAEGLGIQLTVEA; encoded by the coding sequence ATGGAAAACAGAAAAAACCTTACGACTAGCTGGGGTGCACCAGTCGGCGACAACCAAAACTCAATTACTGCCGGACATCGCGGACCTACTTTGATTCAGGATGTTCATTTGCTTGAAAAACTGGCCCACTTTAACCGGGAACGTGTTCCTGAGCGCGTCGTGCATGCCAAGGGCGCAGGAGCGCATGGCTATTTTGAAGTAACGAGGGACGTATCCCAATTTACAAAGGCTAACTTCCTTTCCGAAGTAGGCAAGCGGACTCCGATGTTTATCCGTTTCTCAACAGTGGCTGGTGAGCTTGGCTCTGCTGACACAGTACGCGATCCTCGCGGTTTCGCAGTAAAGTTCTATACCGATGAAGGCAACTATGACCTGGTAGGAAACAATACTCCGGTATTCTTCATCCGCGATGCAATCAAGTTCCCTGATTTCATACATACACAAAAGCGGGATCCTAAGTCTCACTTGAAAAATCCTATTGCAGTTTGGGATTTCTGGTCTCTCTCGCCTGAATCACTTCACCAGGTAACCATCCTAATGTCTGACCGCGGCATTCCTGCGACTTTCCGCCATATGCACGGTTTTGGCAGCCATACCTTCAAATGGGTCAATGCAAAAGGTGAAGCATTCTGGGTTAAATACCACTTCAAGACAGAACAGGGCATTGCCAATCTAGCCCCTGAAACTGCAGCTGAAATTGCTGGCATAAACCCGGATTATCATATTGAAGACCTGCACAACTCAATCGAAAAAGGCGACTATCCTGCATGGACCCTATATGTTCAAATCATGCCTCTGGAGGATGCTAACACATATCGTTTCGATCCATTCGATGTTACTAAGGTTTGGTCCCAAAAGGATTATCCTCTTCAGGAAGTTGGCCGAATGGTTCTTAACAAGAATCCTGAAAACTATTTTGCCGAAGTCGAGCAGGCTACCTTCTCACCTGGCAGCTTTGTGCCTGGTATTGAAGCTTCACCTGATAAAATGCTTCAGGGGCGTTTATTTGCATACTCGGATGCACATCGCTATCGCGTAGGAGCAAATCATAACCTTCTTCCTATCAACCGTCCACGTGTGGAAGTGAACAACTATCAGCGCGACGGCCAAATGAGGTTCGACAATAATGGAGGCGGCTCCGTATACTACGAACCAAACAGCTTCAGCGGCCCTGTTGAAACAACACAGAACAAAATTGCTCCATTCGCTGTTTCCGGTGAGGCACAATCTGCAGCTTACGACCATAACGACCATTATTCTCAAGCTGGCGACCTTTATCGGTTGATGAGCGAAGAAGAAAGATCCCGCCTTGTTGCTAACATCGTTGCTGCCATGAAGCCGGTTGAGTACGAAGAAATCAAGCTTCGCCAAATCCAGCACTTTCTGAAGGCTGATAAAGAATATGGAACTCGCGTAGCTGAAGGCCTTGGCATCCAGCTTACTGTTGAGGCATAA
- a CDS encoding C39 family peptidase, with translation MKKFWKLGVALAGISVVVVAAFDNPYKEKASSAPPEQLVTYTEAPEAERTLSLKEVPISLPDKMILDVPLFKQMAAPRLYNGCEVTSLAMILTFQGIDVSKNELADSIEHVPLNYGNGKKGNPNAGFVGDMENGPGLGVYHKPIFNLAKKYAGERAENLTGQSFDRVIEKLSESKPVWVIINTIYAPLGEGNFETWETPDGPVQITFNMHSVAITGYDESHIYVNDPYGTKNLKVDKTNFIKAWEQLGSQAIVIN, from the coding sequence ATGAAAAAATTTTGGAAATTGGGCGTTGCATTAGCAGGTATTTCTGTTGTTGTAGTAGCCGCATTTGATAATCCATATAAGGAAAAAGCCTCCTCCGCTCCGCCTGAACAACTAGTAACATATACGGAAGCACCAGAAGCAGAACGTACATTGTCTTTAAAAGAGGTTCCAATTTCCCTGCCAGATAAAATGATTCTCGATGTACCATTATTTAAACAAATGGCGGCTCCGAGGCTATATAATGGTTGTGAAGTAACAAGCCTGGCAATGATATTAACCTTTCAAGGAATCGATGTATCAAAAAATGAATTAGCTGATTCCATTGAGCATGTTCCTCTAAACTACGGGAACGGTAAAAAGGGAAATCCGAATGCCGGCTTTGTTGGCGATATGGAAAACGGGCCTGGTCTGGGAGTTTATCATAAACCTATTTTTAACCTGGCAAAAAAGTATGCAGGGGAACGAGCAGAAAATCTCACTGGCCAATCTTTTGATAGAGTAATTGAAAAGCTTTCCGAAAGTAAACCTGTCTGGGTAATTATCAATACAATTTACGCCCCTCTTGGAGAAGGTAATTTCGAAACATGGGAAACACCCGATGGTCCCGTACAAATTACTTTTAATATGCACAGTGTTGCTATAACTGGTTATGATGAAAGCCATATTTACGTAAACGACCCGTATGGGACAAAAAATCTTAAAGTTGATAAAACTAACTTCATAAAGGCTTGGGAGCAATTGGGCAGCCAAGCGATTGTTATTAATTGA
- a CDS encoding YceI family protein — MTKVKWAIDPAHSSVDFSVRHMMIANVKGTFQSFNAEVVADPADLTTAEIAFTVDAASIDTRNADRDNHLRSGDFFDVENNPKITFTTTSISKTDEGEYDVTGDLTIRGVTRPETFAVVYEGTGKDPWGNQKVGFSGTGAINRADYGLTWNSALETGGVLVGDKIKISFEIQATQAAE; from the coding sequence ATGACAAAAGTAAAATGGGCAATTGATCCGGCACACAGCAGCGTAGACTTTTCTGTAAGACACATGATGATTGCAAATGTTAAGGGTACATTCCAATCCTTTAATGCTGAAGTGGTTGCTGATCCAGCTGATTTGACTACAGCCGAAATCGCTTTTACTGTGGATGCAGCAAGTATCGACACTCGCAATGCAGATCGTGACAACCATCTTCGTTCCGGCGATTTCTTTGATGTAGAAAACAACCCGAAAATCACATTCACTACAACAAGTATTTCAAAAACAGACGAAGGCGAATATGATGTAACTGGCGACTTGACGATCCGTGGTGTAACAAGACCGGAAACTTTTGCAGTCGTATATGAAGGAACTGGAAAAGATCCATGGGGCAACCAAAAGGTTGGCTTCAGCGGTACAGGTGCAATTAACCGTGCAGACTATGGACTAACATGGAATTCCGCATTAGAAACTGGCGGAGTCCTTGTAGGCGATAAAATTAAAATTTCGTTTGAAATCCAAGCTACTCAAGCTGCTGAATAA
- a CDS encoding Dps family protein, producing the protein MANNLTAIVNKQVANWSVLYIKLHNYHWYVNGPEFFTLHAKFEELYNEANLHIDELAERLLALGDKPVATMKEILELSSVKEADGGESATDMVMSVVNDFSVLIGELKEGMDVAAETGDETTGDMLLAIHASLEKHVWMLNSFLGK; encoded by the coding sequence ATGGCTAATAATCTTACAGCAATTGTTAATAAGCAAGTAGCAAACTGGAGTGTTTTATATATTAAACTCCATAATTATCATTGGTATGTGAACGGACCTGAATTTTTTACACTGCATGCAAAATTCGAAGAGCTATACAATGAGGCAAATCTTCATATTGATGAGTTGGCGGAAAGGCTCCTTGCATTAGGGGACAAGCCAGTTGCTACAATGAAGGAAATACTCGAATTGTCTTCAGTAAAGGAAGCGGATGGAGGAGAAAGTGCTACTGACATGGTCATGTCGGTTGTAAATGACTTTTCCGTTTTGATTGGTGAATTGAAAGAGGGAATGGATGTCGCAGCCGAAACTGGTGACGAAACCACTGGGGATATGCTGCTGGCAATTCATGCAAGCCTTGAAAAGCATGTATGGATGCTGAACTCTTTCCTCGGTAAATAA
- a CDS encoding FbpB family small basic protein: MRKPIKVSFSELVEANKDELLENKEQLDEIEKRVEEKFANSETYVPK, encoded by the coding sequence GTGAGAAAGCCAATCAAGGTATCATTTTCGGAGCTTGTAGAAGCAAACAAAGATGAGTTATTGGAGAATAAGGAACAGCTTGATGAAATAGAAAAACGAGTCGAAGAGAAATTTGCTAATAGTGAGACGTATGTCCCGAAGTGA
- a CDS encoding sporulation protein — protein MLLRKYLAYAGIGSASIDLVLEKTEFKPGDVVNGFYSIKGGIVERKLKRIDCDINVDGDTEGMEDVLDSITILTSKVIPPDTTKNLPFSFRIPESLESNAKGKKICFKTILSFDKGIKTTDYDYITIISSNLEVS, from the coding sequence TTGTTGCTTAGAAAATATTTAGCGTATGCCGGCATTGGTTCAGCCTCTATTGATTTAGTCCTTGAAAAGACTGAGTTCAAGCCAGGAGATGTAGTAAATGGTTTTTACTCAATAAAAGGTGGCATTGTTGAACGTAAACTTAAACGGATTGATTGTGATATAAACGTAGATGGAGATACGGAGGGAATGGAGGATGTTCTTGATTCCATAACCATTCTTACAAGTAAGGTAATCCCTCCTGATACTACAAAAAACCTGCCTTTTTCATTCCGTATACCTGAGTCACTAGAAAGTAATGCTAAAGGCAAAAAGATTTGTTTTAAAACAATCCTGTCCTTTGATAAAGGGATCAAAACAACGGATTATGATTATATTACTATAATTTCATCTAACTTGGAGGTATCTTAA
- a CDS encoding TerC family protein, whose product MDFSILLEYGWVLLLLIAIEGLLAADNALVLAIMVKHLPEEERRKALFYGLAGAFVFRFASLFIISFLVDVWQVQAIGALYLLFIAANHILRKLVFKKEKEKETKPKKKSGFWGTVFKVELADIAFAVDSILAAVALAVSLPNTNMPQIGGLDGAQFLVIFAGGFIGLIIMRFAANFFVKLLQTRPGLEIAAFAIVGWVGVKLSVYTLSHPALAVLPEGFATSTGWKLTFYFVLVIIALAGWFLSKEKKDPEKELEGHI is encoded by the coding sequence ATGGACTTTTCAATTTTACTTGAGTATGGCTGGGTATTGCTATTATTAATTGCCATCGAAGGACTTCTCGCAGCCGACAACGCGCTAGTCCTGGCTATCATGGTTAAACATTTGCCGGAAGAGGAAAGAAGAAAGGCCCTCTTTTATGGTCTTGCAGGAGCATTCGTTTTCCGTTTTGCCTCCCTGTTTATTATCTCCTTTCTTGTTGATGTGTGGCAGGTTCAGGCAATCGGCGCCTTATACCTTCTATTCATTGCTGCCAATCATATTCTGCGAAAACTGGTCTTTAAAAAAGAGAAGGAAAAAGAAACAAAGCCGAAGAAAAAATCCGGGTTTTGGGGAACCGTATTTAAGGTTGAACTGGCTGACATTGCCTTTGCTGTCGACTCTATATTAGCTGCTGTAGCCCTGGCAGTCAGCCTCCCCAATACCAATATGCCACAAATCGGCGGCCTTGATGGTGCTCAGTTCCTCGTCATTTTTGCCGGTGGGTTTATAGGTCTCATTATCATGCGTTTCGCAGCAAACTTCTTTGTGAAATTGCTTCAAACAAGACCTGGTTTGGAAATTGCTGCCTTCGCGATTGTTGGCTGGGTTGGTGTCAAGCTTTCCGTTTACACACTATCTCATCCGGCACTGGCTGTACTGCCGGAAGGCTTTGCAACTTCAACTGGTTGGAAACTAACATTTTACTTTGTACTCGTAATCATTGCGCTCGCAGGCTGGTTCTTGTCAAAGGAAAAAAAGGATCCTGAAAAGGAATTGGAAGGACATATCTAA
- a CDS encoding SAM-dependent methyltransferase, whose protein sequence is MFMVKPVGRVLNSRKTPEDDHWGEVTSVIEMNEILDGNCLEGIDDFSHLEILFLFHLVSEDSIETCARRPRDNPDWPMTGIFAQRGKNRPNRIGSTIVRLLKREGTKLTVAGLDAIDGTPVIDIKPVMKEFLPKDEIRQPSWSTESMENYWK, encoded by the coding sequence ATGTTTATGGTTAAGCCAGTCGGAAGGGTGCTCAATTCTCGTAAAACACCAGAGGATGATCATTGGGGAGAGGTCACATCTGTTATTGAAATGAACGAAATCCTTGATGGTAATTGCCTGGAAGGAATCGATGATTTTTCGCATCTGGAGATTCTATTTTTGTTCCATCTTGTCAGTGAAGACAGTATTGAAACGTGTGCGAGAAGGCCGAGGGACAACCCTGATTGGCCAATGACAGGAATCTTTGCGCAGAGAGGAAAGAACCGGCCGAACCGGATTGGCTCTACAATTGTGCGTCTTTTGAAGAGGGAAGGAACTAAGCTTACCGTAGCAGGTCTCGATGCGATAGATGGCACGCCGGTGATTGACATTAAGCCAGTGATGAAAGAATTTTTACCAAAAGATGAAATCAGGCAGCCTTCCTGGTCGACAGAATCAATGGAAAACTATTGGAAATGA
- a CDS encoding GNAT family N-acetyltransferase — MVLTVNQLQEIKQLQQVCEQEGNFGLKLNWEMLSARKEGRKDDFLHYEDGNLVGFLGIYGFGNKTEICGMVHPNYRRRGIFTKLLKEGISESKLRGTRQILLNAPAGSSSAKEFLTKVPNHHHMTEYQMKWEGKIPQTNPAILLRPSTEEDLALKIRLEIECFGFTEQEAYEFYKEYRSSSNEDSYIIEAEGSPVGKMRVDHHDGEAWIYGFAILPEHQGKGIGRSALAWIIEKEHRSGYPVFLEVEAKNAHALGLYESVGFKSYHAQDYYEYTG; from the coding sequence TTGGTACTAACTGTAAACCAGCTACAGGAAATAAAACAATTGCAACAAGTATGCGAACAAGAAGGCAACTTTGGCCTAAAACTGAATTGGGAGATGCTCTCCGCACGTAAGGAAGGCAGAAAAGATGATTTTCTTCATTATGAGGATGGGAATCTTGTCGGATTTCTTGGGATTTACGGCTTCGGAAATAAGACTGAAATTTGCGGGATGGTGCATCCAAATTATAGGCGCAGAGGGATTTTTACAAAGCTTCTTAAGGAAGGGATAAGTGAATCGAAACTAAGGGGCACCAGACAAATCCTGTTGAATGCACCGGCTGGTTCATCTTCTGCAAAAGAATTTCTAACTAAAGTACCGAACCATCATCATATGACCGAATACCAAATGAAATGGGAGGGAAAGATCCCGCAAACCAATCCTGCAATCCTGCTCCGCCCTTCAACAGAGGAAGACCTTGCGCTAAAAATTCGGCTCGAAATCGAATGCTTTGGTTTTACCGAGCAAGAGGCGTACGAATTTTACAAAGAATATAGATCTTCCAGTAATGAAGATTCCTATATTATTGAAGCAGAAGGAAGCCCGGTAGGAAAAATGCGTGTAGATCACCATGATGGAGAGGCATGGATATATGGATTTGCTATTCTTCCCGAGCACCAGGGTAAGGGAATTGGCCGCAGCGCTCTTGCCTGGATTATAGAAAAAGAACATAGGAGTGGATATCCCGTGTTCCTTGAGGTCGAGGCGAAGAATGCTCATGCCCTCGGGTTGTATGAATCTGTCGGTTTCAAGTCCTATCATGCCCAGGATTATTATGAATACACGGGTTAA